Sequence from the Miscanthus floridulus cultivar M001 chromosome 16, ASM1932011v1, whole genome shotgun sequence genome:
ttttcatccttacgggccggccaccttttgccgagtgggacttttgccgagtgccgcggcacagggcaaagccacctttgccgagtgctttattttgtcgagtgcggcactcggcaaaatatttctttgccgagtgccccgataaaaaacactcggtaaagtcttaggcactcgacaaagtacaGTTTTCCAGTAGTGTAACTTGACTACCTGAAACTCTTAAAGGACCCAACATTCCTACTATGTCGTCTTAGATTATTATCACTGGAACCTTACAcattccctccgttccaaattataatttatAAGTtgatttgacttttttgatatatcgaatttgttatatatctagacataacgTATATCTAGATCCATAGCAAAttcgatgtaccaaaaaaatcataacgacttataatttggaacggaaaaAGTACATTATAATAAGTCATGTCTAGATATGATGGTCAGAGCCATTATTCATGAGTTTATTGAAACATGCAGCTAGTGAACGTCTCACTGCATACGTACGATCGAATACATTTTTTTTGCATTGCCACCCACAAAAATCAAGTACAAAGCCAAAAGACATAGTACTAGCATGTGCAGGAATTGATTAGGCAGCGCATTCGCAAAAGTCTATGATATGTTTCCGCTAAACATGTACTCCTACCTTTGACTCTCTTCATTGTCTTttgtaagagcaagtataataatgaTCTTATAGCAAAAACTAGTTAGCATTTTTGCTGATACGGAgaatagaagagaggagagagatgaGAACTCAACTCTCATACAAGCAATAAGCTGGACATAGAAGCATAAGCATTGGTGGGTTCACGTATAAGTGTATGTGAGATGGAATAGGAAAGAGAACGTGTGACTCGTTAccacataataataaaaaaaacttttttagaaaatagaagaaaactATAAATTGACTTATAGTCAAACAGTTTAACACTATTATTAATCTTGCTCTAAGGCGCAAACACATATCAAGATCCAAATATCAGAATCTTTGACCAATAATTTGGCTAACATTTTGTTATTATTATAAAATTATAATACAAACTTGATACAGTAAAATTCGTCACTAACTATAGTGTCCAATGACCATAAGTTTATAGGTATAAATAGTATAAGATCAAgtaaataaaaaatacataattgGAAAGACCGTGTCAAGTCAAGATGCGTTTTATAAAAGATAATAGAATGAGCAATAAGAAAATATATACCACAATTAATCCATCAATATTTATTACACATCTTAAATATTAAATATCAGTATCTATTGATACACTACTAGTATTTAGTTAATTTTATTAAAAAGCTTTGACTCATAGGAAACTGGGAAGCGGGATTACGCGTAATGTACTAGGAATTACTTAGGCCCCATTTGGCATGGCTCCAACTctgggtggagctgctccactccaGAACTCCAGGTGGAGCCAGCTCTGGGTGGAGTTGGAACTGTCTGATGGAGGTGTTTGGCTGGGAGGGTGTCCCTAGCTAAAAAAAAAGAGGAGTTTGAGGGTAGATTGCCATTCTTGCCCTGCTTATGTGGGTCCCACTGTCAGTGACTGCATCGTGTGGCGCCGGCCATCTGGAAGGGAGGAGTCGTCGCATCCGCGTCACGTCCTCGCGCCGCCCGCCATCGGGATGGGGAGAGCCGCTGCGTCCGCGCGACCCCTGCGCCGccggccatcgggaagggggaGCCGCCGCGTCCGCATCGTGTCCGCGCGGGATCTGCGTCGCCGGGCATCGGGCCTGTGCGCCAGCCGGTGAGCTCGGAGGAGCCACTCCCATGCTGCGCTCGACGGAGGGAGACGAGCGGGCAGCCGTGGTCGCCGGAGGGGAGGCGGACGGCCGCGCTCGACGGGAGGGAAACGGCCGCAGAGGAGCTTGGCGGCGAGGGGGAGGGCTTGGTCGCAGAGGAGCTCGGCGGCCACCCATGGCGGcgggggaggaagacgacggcgcggGAGGGAGGGAGTCTCTGCGCGGGGGGCTCGGGAGAAATAGAATCGAACCGTTTTTCTGTGTAACCAGtggcagtggtgggtaatttCCCACCAACTCCACGAGGAGGTTCATATTGAGTGGTTTTGGAGCtgcaaaagaggtgctccaaaactccacctCCATTTGTACTATAGCTCCATGGAGTCGGCAGCTCCATAGAGTTTCGGAATTGGGGTGTTTGGCTGGATTTTTTTATAGAGTTGCTGGAGTTTAGgagtggagccatgccaaacaacgTCTTAGTCTCGTGTGCCACGAAGCAGTGCAATGGAGCTGCTCTATGGTGGAGCCAACAGCTATAAGCCCTAAGTCGGGAGATACAAATGGTGCCCCACCACCCCGGGAAGCATGAATGAAGCCAGGCGCGGGCGGCGCAGAGGATCCAGATCTTGCGAAGAAAGCAATATGAAAGCAAGCCGTTTCCGCGTTGAAACCCAGCAGCAGGCCAGgattttcttctctcttttctctctctcgGTCTCGGGTCCGGCCGGCGAACAAGCAAGGCCAACTCggctctctctctcctcctcggCTGCTCTTGACTTCCATTCCATCCCAATTCCCACCACTGACCTGACCGCCCGCCCTCGATCACATCATCATCCCTCCCCTTCCTTTCCCCGGCGTCCAAATCCATCCATCCCTCCTAGCCCCACTTCGCCGTCCGGTCCCGTCCCACTCCCatccaccaccgcctccgcctcAACCGCGCCATGGATCCCTTCCACCACCTCAacacctccttctccaacccgtACCACCCGCTCCTCTCCCCGTCGCCGCCGCACCACCCGCACTTCCCACCGCTCCCGCTCCCCGAGCCGCCGCAGCTGCCCTCCGCGTCGGCCGCCTCCAGCGCCGCCAGCCTCGAGCGGGAGCGCCTGCCGCAGTGGTCCCATGCCGAGACGGCCGCGTTCCTCGCCGTGCGCGCCGACCTCGACCACTCCTTCCTCACCACCAAACGCAACAAGGCGCTCTGGGAGGCCGTCTCCGCGCGCCTCCACGCGCAGGGCTTCGCGCGCACTCCGGACCAGTGCAAGTCCAAGTGGAAGAACCTCGTCACCAGGTTCAAGGGCACCGAGgctgccgcggcggcggccgtcgTCGACCCGGCTTCCGCGTCCGcagcgcagcagcagccgaggACGCAGTTCCCGTTCCATGATGAGGTGAGGCGGATCTTCGACGCCAGGGCCCAGCGCGCCCAAGCATTAGAGAGGAAGAGGGCCAAGGGCAAGGGCGAGCGGGACGACGAAGGCGCCGGCGAGGGGGAGGACGTCGACGAGTACGAGGAAGGCGAAGAGACCGAGGCGGACGCCGCGGCGGGCGACGAGGAGCTGGTGGCGGACGCGAgcagggccggcggcggcggcgccgggacGAAGAAGCGAAGGCGGAAGCAACAGCAGCAGGCGGCGCGGGCTGGTAGTAGGGCGGCCGCGGACCAAGGCGAGGTGGAGGCCATGCTGCGGGAGTTCATGCGCCGCCAGGCCGAGATGGAGGAGCGCTGGGTGGAGGCCGCCGAGGCGCGCGAGGCCGAGCGCCGCGCGCGCGAGGAGGAGTGGCGCGCCGCCATGGTCGCGCTCGGCGAGGAGCGCCTCGCGCTCGTGCGCCAGTGGCGGGAGCGCGAGGACGCCTGGCTCGCGCGCGCCGAGGAGCGCGAGGAGAGGCGCCACCAGCTCGTCGCAGCGCTGCTCGGCAAGCTCGGTGGCGGCGACTCGTGACGAGTCGTCGCCTCGCCATGCATCCATGGATCGATCAGCCCTCGCGTGCCACGCGACCTCGCTTGTCCATCCAAAACCCCCCCGCCCACCGGTACGAACCAAACAACCCACGCACGCCCTACTCGCTGCTTATCGTCATATCTTCTTCATCCGTACTGCACAAACTTAACTAAAGCTAGCTGCATAAACCTCCATGCATTGATCGATCTACTGCTAATCATATAAATCTTCTGATGCACAACACTGCTTCTTTGTTGGATTCTTGCTCAGGAGCAACGATGTTTCACCGCGAAGCGCGCGCATCGGCCGGATAGCTACTCTACTTTATAATGGTCGTCGATCActcgatccatccatccatccatgacCTTTGTTGATTAGGGTTTCTCTGCTAGGCAGCTAGTGAGAGCAGGTTAGTAATATAATGAGGTGTATACATTCTCATCAGGTGGTGAAAAGGGTTTATGATCTATTGCAGCTCATGCAGTCTCATCTTTGTTTATTAGCCACGCACCCTAATGATGATGATAACTGATCACAGCACCTCTCTAGTACTAACTAGCTTAGCTAGTCTCATCATCAGCTTCAGGATCGGCTTTGAGCTTTCTGGCTTTACAAGTGCATGGATGGATGCTAGCTTCTCCTAGGTACTTCTCCATAGATCTCCCCCCTCCTCCGTCTTTAGTCTTTGCAAGATGATCTGTAGGACCTCCGGCACCATgcatggtcggtgctttccactCGAAAACGGGTGTGTGCCTCAGTGATGATATGTCTCTGCAGGGCTTGCGTAGCTTTTGCGCGACACGGCCTAGTAGCCGCAAGATCGTTCTTGGTTTCCCTCTCCTTTCAGTTGCATGGGTAAAGATATGCATCTCACTAGCGAAAAGAGATTTGCATCTGAAAAGTTGTAGGACTGGACTGGCCCGCTAGGATGATCGGGAAAGAGAGGAGAGGATGCATATATGGTGGATACTGGAAGCACATGGTTGCTGATAGAGGGTGCAGGAGgctgctttgctttgctttgcttatCATTCAGGAAGGGTATCGATGCCCCCTGCGGCCTTCCTCTTGCATATGCATACATCTAGCAAAAATTCAGAGGTGTCCAGCAGAAGCCACTATACTGCATATACATGACCGAACTAGCTAGCTACTAGCTAATCATCTAGATTATTGTGTGGTATGGTGTGCTTGCTTGTCTGAATAATATTTGTTATTGTTAATTACAGGATCAGCTCCTCACTAATGATGTGTGAACTAACCGCGTGTCATAGAATGCATCATGGCTTCTGTCAGACAGTGGGCGCGTCGCATGCGTGTGTGGTATGAACCCATCAGCACGCACAGTGTGTACGTAGGGAAGTAGTAGGGTCGTAGTATGAAACCGCGTATGTAGTGCATCATCGCACTGTTTGTTTGGCttagccgtactttttcagccgatcgacgaacagtatttttctctcacaacaaatcagccaacagtactttcagccatagcttatcagccaagtgaACAGGGCGCCATGTCCCAGATCAGAGATCGATGTTCGGCCGGGAAATTGCTGGCCCTATATATTGTATATGTGGTTTAGCTAGTTGACCAAGTGATGTCAGGTTCTCTTTTATAGTTAATGTTTATTAGTTGTTTATTATACGTATTATACatacgtgtgtgtgtgtatatatatatatatatatatatatatatatatatatatatatatatatatatatatatatatatatatatatatatatatatgtgtgtgtgtgtgtgtgtgtgtgtgtgtgtgtgtgtgtgtgtgtgtgtgtggtgtgtgtgtgtgtgggttgcATCACCATTCATATGCTAATAAAATTCATCAAAGCTAGATCGATCTGTGCTTTTATTAATAGATAACTCTGCCATTTATTTGAAGCAAAATTGCTGTGGCTTGTGTGAATCCTTTGGGTGAAAGCCAAATGGTATCAATTGCATACAAGACTTTGAGGTCCAGACTTCCTAGCTGTAAACTTTAGTGCATATGCTACCTGCTAACATTGTGGACGATAGTGCGTGTGGTCATAACAACAGCTTGTCGGGGAAGATGGTTAGTTCACTTGTTAGTTGCTACTGGCATGACCATGAGTTCATGCATGTTACTAGGAAAAAAACTAAGATGTGTGAGTGTGACAAACAGATACATACGAGGATAAACAACAACAGTATATAGTAACTACTTTCGTCCTTTGTAACATTTGGTTTTCACTTATCTTCACTTTGTCCAGAGAGAGCTCACATATTGAAGGTAATCTGTTATCTTACACCGTCAAGAAACTTTATTGTATTTATGAGTTACTTGCGCAGATAATTGAGATCATAATGACGGGCAAAGTGACATCAGCTTATCATTTGCGTGACCTAATAGTATATATCTGTAAGCAAATTGGCTAGTTGGTACGTCCAGCTTTCTTGACATGTCGTGTTCACTGTTCACTTTTGATGAGCGTGCTCTTGTTCACTTTTGATGCTTGTTGAGTGTTCACAATGGCAACAGGCAATCAAAGGATACGTCGGTTGTCAGTATTTCCTTGGTTTTAGCCTCAGCCTGACACAAATAATGGACTCCGGCAATTTGATCGATTAACGACACTGCCTGTGCCAATTATCATTCTATTTCTATTCCAACTTGATATTTATTTTGGCAGCTAATTAAACTGGTAGCCCCTTTAGATAACTATTGGTTAATTTACTGCCAACTCTAAACAATACATATATTGTTAATTTATTAGAATGGATTCAGCTAACTTGTATCCATGCCTTTATATGCATCTGCTATTGCTTTTGTGGTGTGAGGAATTCCTGATGCCAGTCTGATTTCATACTTTGATGAATACTTGATAGATATTTTGTGGTTAGTAAATGTAGACTAGCTTCTCTATTATTATTTCATACTAGCTAGTAGATAGCAGTAGTTCCGAAAGAACAATACTGGCAATTTCTTGGCAGTATCAAAGATGGACCTAGCCTGCTATACTTGGGGTAGTTGGAAACCAGTTAAATAAGCCACCTTGGTTGTACTGCATGGAAATAAACTGACCATACGTGGTCTACACATATCTGATCCAGTAAGCAAGCAGTAGTTTATTTGCATGCATGATTCGCCAGTCAATATTGTGCCCTAGCTAGCTAGTGGGAAGTCAAGGGTAGCACACATGTATGGCCAAAATCTAGAGGGAGACTGCTTGACGCGCAAATGATAGTAAATAAATATATAATGTAAATATTCTGCAATTGAAGCACCAGCATCGAGATTGATAGATGTGACTCCAGTAGACAGCGACCAAATTGTCCGTCCTAGCTATCGTCACAGAGAAAGAGAATGATGTAGATGGAGCGATGGAGATTCGGAGAGTGGCAACAAATTGCACCGATGAAGTTGCATTATTGAAGTGGTACATAAGGTTGTATTGTACTACAAAATTTGACTACTAACTGACACTTATGCGTTTATTGTATGGCAGAGAGCGATCGATGATATGCAAACGTTGTGGCTTGCACGCTTTGACGAGTAATCGATATAACAGATCGAAACTGTGTAAAGGAAATTCCAGTGTGCATGTGTGTAGCGGAGGACTCAAACTTTCAGTATCAACAATTATATCTCAAAaaagtttattataaaatattttgccatgagcactactagagaacagactttagaacgatgtcgcaatttggcattagcctcggcattttttttttgcccccgggactagagaggcctttagtcccggttggtgtctccaaccgggactaaaagtcctccaacctttagtcccggttggtaataccaacccagactaaaggtagaccctttagtctcggttggtaacaccaacccggactaaaggaccctttagtcccggttggtaacaccaaccaggactaaagatccctcgatgggttagttcaaaaggaaagcatcccatccattgttagatgtgttgtgtaggtggggtggtaagctacgcgcgaggcagtgcatgaggtcttgggttcgaatctcacgaggcgcagcggtgggaggcattatttttttttaaagctgggaggatctttagtcccggttgtggcaaaccgggactaaagaacaacacctttagtcccggattgctagtcccggttgggaaaccgggagtagagctagttcccaatcgggactagatctcatttctgtagtagtggagtAATCTTTCACATTTTCATGATCAGTAACATTTATAtatatgcatgaatgcatcatAGTAATTATCCTACTAACACGTAATTTTTTAGTTAagattgtttttttattaattcaTATAAAAACTTAATTATGATTACAATAAGTATTACATAAATATAAATAATGGTGTGGCTATTGATAAAAAAAATTCTAGACCAAAATACAACATGAATGGCATTTTCATGAACAACTTTAGTTTTTGGGTCTTCTCACATTGAGACTACCGAAGTTATTACGTGGGTTTTGGTATCGACAGAGACGTCGTCCACTATTAAAAGAATAACACTGCTAAATCTGGAATAAATCAAGAAAATCATATTAAATTGAGGATTTAAACTTGAATAGACAGTTTTACAAGAATGGGTTAAACCAATTGAGCTAAGCTTAATTCGACAACAATAGATAACTATTGTTTttgtatatatatgttgttacGTCGACCTAGGTTTAGCTTAGGAATTTTTTTTGAGGGCTCAAGGTTTAGCTTAGGAAATTCAGTAACAAGTTTCTTGAAATTTGAGAGAGGAACTATAAATCCGGGTACTATCAATGTGGACATGCATATCTTCCTCGCCACAAAAAAATGGTTTCCTTGTGCTTTTCTCGCACGCTTGTTTGTATATACACATTAAGTTTATGAccacacatatatatactttcaAAGTTCAATGATCTTGCCAACTTGGTACTCTGGTCTCTTATTActttctccattccaaattataagttattacaAGAaacttggagagtcaaagcatcttaagtttgaccaaaattatagagaaaattaaaaagatttataacatcaaataggtatactataaaaatataattaataaaaaatctaataatacttagtttgtattataaatattattatcttatcatataaatttagtcaaacttgagatgcttcgaCTCTtaaagattcttggaatgacttataatttgggatagaAAGAGTAACTCTTATTCTTATACAGTAGCACGGAAAAACAACAAGGAATTCCATCTCCACTGGCCATGGCCAGTTAGAACTAAATAAGGAAAGGGAATGCAAAATCCAATGCTAGCTGGAGGTTTGAACAAGAGTGTGGAATGGAAAAGGAAAATGTGTGAATGCATACGCGCGCACGCTCGGCGCGCGTGGAAATCCATCTGCCGCCGCTTGCTTCCGGCGAATGCATGCATGTGTGAAAGAAAATAATCTTCCTGGCGGGCGGCTGCAGGGCGTGCACGTATCACAAGGGCATCCCCACCCCATTCCGGTCCACGTAATCACGCACACCCACACGTCATCCACGCACCATATTAGAGCATGTACAATAATACCCCTCGGCTTGGTTTATAGCCAAGCCAActcagggcctgtttagttcccttccaaaacgtcaaatttttcaagattccccgtcacatcgaatatgaaaacgcatgcatgaagcattaaatataaataaaaaataaaactaattacacagtttagacgaaattcacgagacgaatcttttaaacctaattagactatgattggacactaattgccaaataacaacgaaaacgctacggtGCCCATTTTACCAAAAAATTTGGCAACCAAACTGGGCCTCAATAAAATCCTACGTGGAGAGAGAAAAGTGGAGACAGAATCAGCTAGTCGCAAACTTCCGACACTTAGACTGTCTTCAATAGTTAATCCATATGAACATCTAAATTTAAAATGAAAACTTAAAATAGATAGATGGAGATTTAAAATTAGTCTTCAACAAAATATGTATATGGAAGACTTATTTTAAGTTGTTTGAGAGATACAACCAAATATACTAAAAACATATTTatagaaatgattctctttttaGTCTCGTCGTATTGAACCTTCGAGTGTAGCGCTAGAATAGGTCTGGTAGCGCTAGCCAAATGTTATAGGTgtctgtttagtttccaaaattttataaatttttttaagattttccatcacatcgaatctttggacatatgcataaagcattaaatataaataaaaaataaaactaattatacagtttagacgaaattcacaagacgaatcttttaagcctaattaaattatgattggacactaattgccaactAATAACGAAATTGCTACGGtactattttcaaaaaaaaaaaattcgtcTAACTAAACGAGGCTAGGCCACTGTCTCCCCGTGGTTTGTGGGGGCCGCCACCACCAGACTCCCGTAACTCATCCAACCGCATCGCAGGCTCGCAGCGATGCGCTCGTACCTCGCCGCCGGCTTCGCAGCAGGTCGTCTAAGCCGCGTCCGCCGCCATTCTCACGCCGGCCGCCATCGTCCTCGCAGGCGAGCTGTGCCGCCGTCGCGCGCTGCTAGCCCGTGTGATTGAGTCCATAGCGACGCCATCGCCGCCGTCGCGCTCTGCTCGGCCAGCCGCAATCCCGCGCGCGCTCGCCGCTTCCAGTCCGGTAGAGAAAAAAATCGTAAATTTACGAATCCATCCGGTACGAGCGAGCAGGAGGCCGGCCATGGTACGAGCGAGCAGGCTGCCGCGACCTCGCCCGCGCGAGCTTGCCGCCGCCACGCCCCCGCTGCTCGCCTTCCACAAGTCGCCTGGGCGCACGCGCGAGCCTACCGCTCGCTCACCACGCAACGCCGGCAAGAGCATCGGTGCCTCCAAGGCTTCGATGGGATCTCTGGACTCTGGAGTAGGTAGAGAAGAGGGAGGAAGATGGTGGGTGACCGGACGTGGTGGCGGGACCCTTGCTAATAAAATATATGTTTTGGAACAATGTGGAGAGACTAACGGTTGTactccaaatgacatggtttggtTATAGGCCAAGCTTATTGGCCTCGCTCCTATGCAGATAATCTGCTGAACCGATGCAGCATGGCGTGGTCGTCTGATGAGACTtttgaaaaggaaaaaaaaagatggcCATGTTTAGTTCTCACTAAAATTTAACCTTTGACACTataaaaaagaagattctccattACATTAAATTTACGATACATGcacggagtactaaatgttgacgaaatcaaaaactaattacaca
This genomic interval carries:
- the LOC136513533 gene encoding trihelix transcription factor GT-3b-like, translating into MDPFHHLNTSFSNPYHPLLSPSPPHHPHFPPLPLPEPPQLPSASAASSAASLERERLPQWSHAETAAFLAVRADLDHSFLTTKRNKALWEAVSARLHAQGFARTPDQCKSKWKNLVTRFKGTEAAAAAAVVDPASASAAQQQPRTQFPFHDEVRRIFDARAQRAQALERKRAKGKGERDDEGAGEGEDVDEYEEGEETEADAAAGDEELVADASRAGGGGAGTKKRRRKQQQQAARAGSRAAADQGEVEAMLREFMRRQAEMEERWVEAAEAREAERRAREEEWRAAMVALGEERLALVRQWREREDAWLARAEEREERRHQLVAALLGKLGGGDS